In Parasegetibacter sp. NRK P23, a single genomic region encodes these proteins:
- a CDS encoding dienelactone hydrolase family protein, with the protein MKHCLTGIAVFATLILAACNNQANPEEASADSTQQETILEASVAIQADSVTMNSIVAYGSDSSVKKPIVLIVPEWWGLDEYVKGRAKQLAELGYFAVGVDMYGEGKTAADPAAAGAMAGPFYANPQMAKARLEAALAKAKTYPQADTTRTAAIGYCFGGAMVLNSAKLGLPVNGVVSFHGGLAGPAPSKELTKAAILVCHGGADPFVPEAEVVTFKKQLDSLSIPYTFKVYDSATHAFTNPAATEKGKQFKLPIAYNAKADSASWQDMRTFFKDVLK; encoded by the coding sequence ATGAAACATTGCCTTACCGGCATCGCCGTTTTCGCCACGCTAATTCTCGCCGCCTGTAACAATCAGGCGAACCCGGAAGAAGCAAGCGCCGACTCCACCCAACAGGAAACCATACTTGAAGCGTCCGTTGCCATCCAGGCCGATTCGGTAACTATGAACAGTATAGTTGCTTATGGAAGTGATTCTTCCGTTAAAAAGCCCATCGTACTCATTGTACCTGAATGGTGGGGACTGGACGAATACGTGAAAGGACGCGCCAAACAATTGGCAGAACTCGGCTATTTCGCCGTAGGGGTGGATATGTACGGTGAAGGAAAAACCGCCGCTGATCCTGCCGCCGCTGGTGCCATGGCTGGTCCGTTTTATGCCAATCCGCAGATGGCGAAAGCCAGACTGGAAGCCGCACTCGCTAAAGCAAAAACATATCCGCAGGCCGATACCACACGTACCGCCGCCATCGGTTATTGCTTCGGCGGCGCTATGGTACTGAACAGCGCTAAGCTTGGATTACCCGTGAACGGAGTAGTGAGCTTCCATGGCGGCCTGGCAGGACCAGCGCCTTCAAAGGAACTTACAAAAGCAGCCATCCTGGTTTGCCACGGCGGCGCTGATCCCTTTGTGCCGGAAGCAGAAGTGGTTACTTTCAAAAAGCAACTCGATTCTTTGAGTATTCCGTATACATTCAAAGTGTATGATAGCGCCACGCATGCTTTTACCAATCCTGCGGCTACAGAGAAAGGGAAACAATTCAAATTGCCCATCGCCTACAACGCAAAGGCGGATAGCGCTTCCTGGCAGGATATGAGGACCTTCTTTAAAGATGTGCTGAAATAA
- a CDS encoding sensor histidine kinase — MAVQRLEKDILKKARGKLLLYHAVAWSVFIAYEVGMVYVQGGYHLNYNITWGFIIPYIINISFFYINAALLGWSVKKGKWWAAFYLITLLLQWVVYSGFMTANNWFFLSKKGESYVTYLRGADPTIIIRHSWRFIYFTLFSCAFWYTRRFFQNLQRLRETEARAFLQEQAKAEMEVQLVKTQNAFLQSQVNPHLIFNALNFIQNEVREASPEAAESVITLADIMRYSLNGTKEDGSVLLEEELEQIGNLIRINQARFSNRLHLQLKITGDITGVHIMPLILIPLVENMFKYAELMDADDPARILIKMEHGKIIFETRNRKKTTIQYKTPGIGISNLRERLEARYSGKFTLESMDMDDHFQVKLEITL, encoded by the coding sequence ATGGCGGTTCAGCGTCTGGAGAAGGATATTCTGAAAAAGGCAAGAGGAAAGCTACTCCTTTACCATGCCGTTGCATGGTCGGTATTCATTGCGTATGAGGTGGGGATGGTTTATGTGCAGGGCGGCTATCATTTAAACTATAATATCACCTGGGGATTTATTATTCCATATATCATTAATATTTCCTTTTTCTACATCAACGCGGCGCTTTTGGGTTGGTCCGTTAAGAAAGGTAAATGGTGGGCCGCCTTTTATCTCATCACCCTACTGCTGCAATGGGTGGTCTATTCCGGTTTTATGACTGCAAACAACTGGTTTTTTCTTTCAAAAAAAGGAGAAAGCTACGTCACGTATTTAAGAGGGGCTGACCCAACTATTATAATAAGGCACTCCTGGCGGTTCATTTACTTCACGCTTTTCAGCTGTGCCTTCTGGTATACCCGACGTTTCTTTCAAAACCTCCAACGGCTCCGGGAAACAGAAGCAAGGGCTTTCCTGCAGGAGCAGGCGAAAGCCGAAATGGAGGTGCAACTGGTAAAAACACAGAATGCCTTCCTTCAATCGCAGGTAAACCCGCACCTCATTTTCAACGCACTCAACTTTATTCAGAATGAAGTTCGGGAGGCCTCTCCAGAAGCGGCGGAATCGGTGATCACCCTGGCCGATATCATGCGCTATTCGCTCAACGGAACAAAAGAGGACGGCAGCGTGTTACTGGAAGAGGAACTGGAGCAAATCGGAAACCTGATCCGCATCAACCAGGCCAGGTTCAGCAACCGGCTGCACCTTCAGCTGAAAATAACAGGGGATATCACCGGGGTACATATCATGCCGCTCATACTCATTCCATTGGTTGAAAATATGTTCAAATACGCGGAGTTGATGGATGCGGATGACCCGGCACGAATCCTGATTAAAATGGAGCACGGAAAGATTATTTTTGAAACCAGGAACCGGAAGAAAACCACGATTCAGTACAAAACACCCGGGATTGGCATCAGCAATCTCAGGGAACGACTGGAAGCCCGCTACTCCGGAAAGTTTACGCTTGAAAGCATGGATATGGACGATCATTTCCAGGTAAAACTGGAAATCACACTTTAA
- the lysS gene encoding lysine--tRNA ligase — MQLSEQEIIRRDKLNELQQLGIDPYPAALYPLSHYSEAIKTGFSEEKKEEFANVTVAGRIMTINDKGKVFFIKIQDMQGIIQVYVRKDDICPGEDKTLFDQVVKRLIDLGDFIGVQGFVFLTRTGEVTVHAQNLTLLAKSLKPLPVVKRDEEGNVFDEVTDPEFKYRQRYADLVVNPDVKDVFVKRTKLVNTIREFLNEKGALEVDTPVLQVIPGGAAARPFETHHNALDVPMYMRIANELYLKRLIVGGFDWVYEFSRNFRNEGMDRTHNPEFTVLEWYTAYKDYFWMMDITEQLFEKIAIALHGTTEVKLGDKIINYKAPFKRISIFDAIKENTGIDISEMDEAGLRDVCKQLDISVAPSIGKGKLIDEIFGATSEHTYIQPTFIIDYPVEMSPLTKKHRSKPGLVERFELMVNGKELANAYSELNDPIDQRERFEDQIKLMERGDDEAMFIDHDFLRALEYGMPPTSGIGIGIDRLCMFMMNQPSIQDVLLFPMMRPEKL, encoded by the coding sequence ATGCAATTATCAGAACAGGAAATCATCAGAAGGGACAAGCTGAACGAATTACAGCAACTGGGCATCGATCCCTATCCCGCAGCGTTATACCCCCTTAGTCATTATTCCGAAGCCATCAAAACCGGCTTCTCCGAAGAGAAGAAGGAGGAGTTCGCAAATGTTACCGTGGCCGGCAGAATCATGACCATCAACGATAAGGGAAAGGTGTTCTTCATCAAAATCCAGGATATGCAGGGCATCATCCAGGTGTATGTGAGAAAGGACGATATCTGCCCCGGAGAAGACAAAACACTGTTCGACCAGGTGGTGAAAAGACTGATTGACCTCGGTGATTTTATCGGTGTACAGGGATTTGTTTTCCTCACCCGTACCGGAGAGGTGACCGTTCACGCGCAAAATCTTACCTTACTCGCCAAATCGCTGAAACCCCTGCCGGTGGTTAAGCGCGACGAGGAAGGCAATGTTTTTGATGAAGTGACCGACCCCGAATTCAAATACCGCCAGCGGTATGCCGACCTCGTGGTAAATCCCGATGTGAAGGATGTATTCGTAAAAAGAACCAAACTGGTAAATACCATCCGCGAATTCCTCAACGAAAAAGGAGCACTGGAAGTAGATACACCCGTGCTCCAGGTGATCCCCGGCGGCGCGGCCGCACGCCCGTTCGAAACACACCACAATGCGCTGGACGTGCCCATGTACATGCGGATCGCCAACGAATTGTACCTGAAACGACTGATTGTTGGCGGTTTCGACTGGGTATATGAATTCAGCCGGAACTTCCGGAACGAAGGCATGGACAGGACCCATAACCCCGAGTTCACCGTACTCGAATGGTACACCGCTTACAAAGACTATTTCTGGATGATGGACATTACCGAACAACTCTTCGAAAAAATAGCCATCGCCCTGCATGGCACCACCGAAGTGAAACTCGGCGACAAAATCATCAACTACAAAGCGCCATTCAAGCGCATCAGCATTTTCGACGCGATCAAAGAAAATACGGGTATTGATATCAGTGAGATGGACGAAGCCGGTCTGCGCGATGTTTGCAAACAACTAGACATCTCCGTTGCCCCAAGCATCGGCAAAGGAAAGCTGATCGACGAAATATTCGGCGCCACCAGCGAACACACCTACATTCAACCCACCTTCATCATCGATTATCCGGTGGAAATGAGTCCGCTCACCAAGAAACACCGCAGCAAACCCGGACTGGTAGAGCGTTTCGAGTTGATGGTGAATGGAAAGGAACTGGCCAACGCCTACAGCGAACTGAATGATCCCATCGACCAGCGCGAACGCTTCGAGGACCAGATCAAACTGATGGAACGCGGCGACGACGAAGCCATGTTCATCGACCACGATTTCCTCCGTGCCCTGGAATACGGGATGCCCCCCACTTCCGGCATCGGCATCGGGATCGATCGCCTCTGTATGTTCATGATGAACCAGCCCAGCATCCAGGATGTGCTGCTGTTCCCCATGATGCGCCCGGAAAAATTATAG
- a CDS encoding sodium:alanine symporter family protein, which translates to MEKVLAFINDIIWSNALIILCLGAGIYFSIVTRFLQVRYLKDMVRLLFGGGSSDKGVSSFQAFAMAIAGRVGTGNISGVATAIAMGGPGAVFWMWVIAFLGAASAFIEATLGQIYKEVKDGQYRGGPAFYIEKGLGIKWYALVFAIATVLSCAVFLPGVQSNSIAQSMNNAFGTPVAVTGGAVTLLLALIIFGGVKRIGKVAEFVVPFMAGAYILMALIVIGLNIGEVPAVFSLIVKSAFNLESAFSGVFGSAIAWGIKRGIYSNEAGQGTAPHAAAAAEVSHPVKQGLVQGFSVYVDTLFVCTATALMILFTGQYNVVNPEGGFLVENMPGVETGPAFTQYAIAKHFPAIGGGFVAFALLFFAFTTIMAYYYIAETNLSYLNKKGSAAWKTNALRLLILAATFYGSVKTAATAWTLGDIGVGVMAWLNIIAIFLLQKPALKALKDYATQKRAGKDPVFKPKELGITNTSEWEG; encoded by the coding sequence TTGGAAAAAGTTTTAGCGTTTATCAACGACATCATCTGGAGCAACGCGCTCATTATTCTTTGTCTGGGTGCCGGTATTTATTTCTCTATTGTTACGCGGTTTTTGCAGGTGCGTTACCTGAAAGATATGGTCAGACTGCTTTTTGGCGGCGGATCATCCGACAAAGGGGTTTCTTCCTTTCAGGCTTTTGCCATGGCCATTGCGGGAAGAGTAGGTACGGGGAATATTTCAGGCGTTGCTACCGCCATAGCGATGGGAGGTCCCGGCGCTGTTTTCTGGATGTGGGTCATCGCTTTTCTGGGTGCGGCTTCCGCCTTCATAGAAGCGACACTGGGACAGATTTATAAAGAAGTTAAGGATGGTCAGTACCGAGGAGGGCCGGCTTTTTATATAGAGAAGGGATTGGGAATTAAGTGGTACGCGCTTGTTTTCGCCATCGCAACGGTATTGAGTTGTGCGGTATTTCTCCCTGGCGTGCAAAGCAATAGTATCGCGCAAAGCATGAACAACGCGTTCGGCACTCCGGTCGCGGTTACGGGAGGTGCGGTTACATTGCTGCTGGCGCTGATCATTTTTGGCGGGGTGAAACGGATCGGAAAAGTAGCGGAGTTTGTGGTCCCCTTTATGGCGGGCGCCTATATTTTAATGGCGCTTATCGTGATAGGGCTCAATATCGGAGAAGTTCCCGCGGTATTTTCTCTTATCGTAAAGTCGGCGTTCAACCTTGAATCGGCTTTCTCCGGTGTATTCGGTTCCGCGATCGCCTGGGGAATCAAAAGGGGAATTTACTCTAACGAAGCCGGGCAGGGAACCGCGCCCCACGCCGCCGCGGCGGCGGAAGTGAGTCACCCGGTAAAGCAGGGACTGGTACAAGGCTTCTCCGTGTACGTGGATACACTTTTTGTATGTACGGCCACGGCATTGATGATCTTATTTACCGGGCAGTACAATGTGGTGAATCCCGAAGGAGGTTTTCTGGTAGAAAACATGCCTGGCGTGGAAACGGGTCCCGCATTTACGCAATACGCCATTGCCAAACATTTTCCCGCCATCGGCGGCGGATTCGTGGCGTTCGCATTGCTCTTCTTCGCTTTCACCACCATTATGGCCTATTATTACATCGCGGAAACCAACCTCAGTTACCTGAATAAAAAAGGCTCCGCGGCCTGGAAAACAAACGCGCTTCGCCTGCTTATTCTCGCCGCCACATTTTATGGTTCCGTTAAAACAGCCGCCACGGCCTGGACGCTTGGTGATATCGGCGTTGGGGTAATGGCATGGCTCAACATCATAGCGATATTCCTGTTGCAGAAACCCGCATTGAAAGCCCTGAAAGATTATGCAACGCAAAAAAGAGCAGGCAAAGATCCGGTGTTCAAACCGAAAGAGCTGGGTATAACCAACACTTCGGAATGGGAAGGTTAA
- a CDS encoding S9 family peptidase — protein MQQLNRRNTLWMGMALAGMSIAFSAAAQQKELTRQQMLLYGLPETISKPLPRISQWTDDTHYVVNKGNPQRPDLYEVDAKTGKETPYTFQRPASDGMVRVKNNDLYYTGPDKVEKRLTNDPALEVNPEMSPDNRFVAFTKENNLYTIDLQSGKETKLTSDGSDVILNGYSSWVYMEEILGRPTRHRAFWWSPDSKSLAFFRSDDTKVPVFTMTDGNGTRGYVETLRYPKPGDANPEVKVGIVAATGGAVTWADFNAAEDQYFGMPIWMNDSKTLWQSWMNRGQDQLKIYAVSTENGSKKLIYEETQKTWIDLDNANRFTFLESGKGFILQSDKSGWNMMYLHDMTGKQLNPITNGEFTVTDILLVDEKKSTVFFTARKENTARVDLYSVKLNGKDLKRLTFGDYNHQVSLSPNASYFVTTYQNAATAPKIALVDGKGKLIREIADSKGTEADQYRLAKTELIRVKSDDGLYELPALVTWPLDYDPAKKYPVLISIYGGPNAGTVMDRFSLGAQQQWYAKEGMIQVAMDHRASGHFGKKGQNFIHRNLGYWETKDYSTIVKHLISKGADPARICITGFSYGGYMSCYALTYGADVFTHGMAGGSVTDWRLYDTHYTERFMDTPEENPEGYKSSSVLTHADKYKGKLQIVHGIIDENVHMQNSIQLISRLQDLKKDFEMMIYSGGRHGWGGNKGLHFQNLKTEFVYKNLLQKEMPAELRR, from the coding sequence ATGCAACAATTGAACAGGAGAAACACCCTGTGGATGGGAATGGCGCTGGCGGGAATGAGCATCGCTTTTTCCGCTGCCGCGCAACAAAAAGAACTCACGCGCCAGCAGATGCTGCTTTACGGACTTCCGGAAACCATTTCCAAACCCTTGCCAAGAATCAGCCAATGGACCGACGACACACATTATGTGGTGAACAAAGGAAACCCGCAACGCCCCGACCTTTATGAAGTGGATGCCAAAACAGGCAAAGAAACACCGTATACATTCCAACGCCCCGCTTCAGACGGCATGGTTCGGGTGAAAAACAATGACCTCTATTATACAGGTCCGGACAAAGTTGAAAAAAGACTCACCAACGACCCTGCACTGGAAGTGAATCCTGAAATGTCGCCCGACAACAGGTTCGTGGCTTTCACCAAAGAAAATAATCTTTACACGATAGACCTTCAATCCGGAAAAGAAACAAAACTCACTTCTGATGGAAGTGATGTAATCCTGAACGGTTATTCCAGCTGGGTATATATGGAAGAGATTCTCGGTCGCCCTACGCGGCACCGCGCCTTCTGGTGGAGCCCTGATAGTAAGTCCCTCGCTTTTTTTCGTTCCGATGATACCAAAGTTCCCGTATTCACTATGACGGATGGTAATGGCACCCGCGGCTACGTGGAAACGCTGCGTTATCCCAAACCGGGAGACGCCAACCCCGAAGTGAAAGTAGGAATTGTTGCCGCCACCGGTGGTGCTGTTACCTGGGCCGATTTTAACGCCGCCGAGGACCAGTATTTCGGTATGCCCATCTGGATGAACGATTCTAAAACCCTCTGGCAGTCGTGGATGAACCGCGGCCAGGATCAATTAAAAATTTATGCGGTTTCAACAGAGAACGGCTCCAAAAAGCTGATCTACGAAGAAACTCAAAAAACCTGGATCGACCTGGATAACGCTAACCGCTTCACTTTCCTGGAAAGCGGAAAAGGTTTTATCCTTCAGAGCGATAAATCGGGCTGGAACATGATGTACCTCCACGATATGACCGGCAAACAACTGAACCCCATCACCAACGGGGAGTTCACGGTAACCGATATCCTTCTCGTGGACGAAAAGAAAAGCACCGTTTTTTTCACCGCCCGGAAAGAGAACACCGCACGGGTAGACCTGTACAGTGTTAAGCTCAATGGAAAGGACCTGAAAAGACTGACTTTCGGCGACTACAACCACCAGGTATCGCTTTCGCCCAATGCCTCTTATTTTGTAACTACTTACCAGAACGCCGCCACTGCTCCTAAAATAGCGCTCGTGGATGGCAAAGGAAAGCTCATTCGTGAAATCGCCGACAGCAAAGGCACGGAAGCCGATCAGTACCGTTTGGCCAAAACCGAGCTCATCCGCGTGAAAAGTGATGATGGTCTCTATGAACTTCCCGCCCTGGTAACCTGGCCGCTGGATTATGATCCGGCCAAAAAATATCCCGTACTCATCTCTATTTACGGGGGCCCTAACGCCGGTACAGTAATGGACAGGTTCTCGCTGGGCGCACAACAACAATGGTACGCGAAAGAAGGGATGATCCAGGTAGCGATGGACCACCGTGCCTCAGGTCATTTTGGAAAGAAAGGACAGAATTTCATCCATCGTAACCTGGGTTACTGGGAAACAAAAGATTACAGCACCATCGTAAAACACCTCATCTCCAAAGGCGCCGATCCCGCGCGTATCTGCATCACCGGTTTCAGCTACGGCGGTTACATGAGTTGCTACGCGCTCACCTATGGCGCCGATGTGTTCACCCATGGCATGGCCGGTGGCAGCGTAACCGACTGGCGCCTGTACGATACGCATTATACGGAACGCTTTATGGATACGCCTGAAGAGAATCCTGAAGGCTATAAATCCAGTTCTGTACTTACCCACGCAGACAAATACAAAGGTAAATTGCAGATCGTGCACGGCATCATTGATGAGAACGTGCACATGCAGAATTCCATTCAACTTATCTCCAGACTTCAGGACCTGAAGAAAGACTTCGAAATGATGATTTATTCCGGCGGAAGGCATGGATGGGGCGGGAATAAGGGCCTGCATTTCCAGAATCTGAAAACGGAGTTCGTGTATAAGAATTTGTTGCAGAAAGAGATGCCGGCGGAGTTGAGGCGTTAG
- a CDS encoding NAD(P)-dependent oxidoreductase — MSFANKTVLITGGSRGIGKAIALRLAKEHANIVIAAKTVEPHPKLEGTIFSAAEEIKAQGAGKVLPVQLDIRDEKNIAEVVDKIASELGGIDVLVNNASAINLSSTLETEPKRYDLMHDINVRGTFLMSRACIPYLKKADNPHILNLSPPLNMDPKWFGKHLAYTMSKYGMSMVALGLAEELRSDRIAANALWPKTTIATAAVQNLLGGDFLIQRSRTPEIVADAAYYILKRPSTECTGNFFIDEQVLSEEGVTDFEKYAVNRDQQLMPDLFL; from the coding sequence ATGAGCTTCGCCAACAAAACTGTATTGATCACCGGAGGCAGCAGGGGTATCGGGAAAGCCATTGCTTTACGGCTGGCCAAAGAGCACGCGAATATTGTGATAGCCGCCAAAACCGTTGAGCCGCACCCAAAACTGGAAGGCACCATTTTCAGCGCCGCGGAAGAAATAAAGGCACAGGGAGCAGGCAAGGTGCTGCCCGTTCAACTCGATATCCGCGATGAAAAAAACATCGCTGAAGTAGTGGATAAAATCGCTTCAGAACTGGGAGGGATTGATGTCCTGGTGAACAACGCGAGCGCCATTAACCTGAGTTCCACATTGGAAACTGAGCCGAAACGTTACGACCTGATGCACGATATCAATGTACGCGGCACCTTTCTTATGAGCCGTGCATGCATTCCTTACCTGAAAAAAGCGGACAATCCGCATATCCTCAACCTTTCTCCCCCGCTTAATATGGATCCCAAATGGTTCGGTAAACACCTTGCCTATACGATGAGCAAATATGGAATGAGTATGGTAGCGCTGGGATTGGCGGAAGAACTGCGCTCCGACCGGATCGCGGCGAATGCACTGTGGCCGAAAACCACTATTGCCACGGCGGCCGTACAAAACCTGCTGGGCGGCGATTTTCTCATCCAGCGCAGCCGCACCCCGGAAATCGTGGCCGATGCGGCTTATTACATACTGAAACGCCCTTCTACTGAGTGTACCGGCAACTTTTTTATTGATGAACAGGTACTTTCAGAAGAGGGCGTAACAGATTTTGAAAAATATGCGGTAAACCGGGATCAGCAACTGATGCCCGATCTTTTCCTATAA